From Nerophis lumbriciformis linkage group LG38, RoL_Nlum_v2.1, whole genome shotgun sequence, the proteins below share one genomic window:
- the LOC133578356 gene encoding uncharacterized protein: MSSSSGTRESPPPQPGGPQLPAEEPQQRRGRGRPRKQQQEPVGPPTAKRPRGRPKGSKNKGTKSALKKVEPAGQRRPRGRPRKWLQKLVANASEEQEVMSEERETGGPAQSEPSCALEGC; this comes from the exons ATGAGCAGCAGCAGCGGGACCAGAGAGTCGCCCCCTCCCCAGCCAGGCGGCCCCCAACTGCCCGCTGAGGAGCCTCAGCAGCGCAGGGGCCGAGGTCGTCCACGTAAACAACAGCAG GAACCTGTCGGACCGCCCACGGCAAAGAGACCGAGAGGACGACCGAAGGGCAGCAAGAACAAAGGGACAAAAAGCGCACTTAAG AAAGTGGAGCCGGCTGGACAAAGACGACCTCGTGGGAGACCAAGAAAATGG CTGCAGAAGTTGGTTGCAAACGCCAGTGAAGAGCAGGAG GTGATGTCAGAAGAACGCGAGACAGGAGGACCCGCTCAGTCTGAGCCGTCATGTGCGCTTGAAGGCTGCTAG